Proteins from a single region of Chloroherpeton thalassium ATCC 35110:
- a CDS encoding TIGR04283 family arsenosugar biosynthesis glycosyltransferase, whose protein sequence is MKISMIVPVLNEAENIVKTLASGVEQELDDKTALEMLVVDGGSSDETCSLVRDFAMRESRFPIRLFSSARGRATQMNFGAQQASGDALLFLHADTRLSKNAIREMAHALCTTQDAFGYFFMKFDSQNPLTELYSSLTLINSIFCHYGDSGIFVRRSFFNELGGFPEQALMEDVELLFRARAKSDPLLIKNAYVTTSARRFEKNGFLEQQMQNGLLLLLYLLGVDATILKKLYS, encoded by the coding sequence ATGAAAATTTCCATGATTGTTCCGGTTTTGAACGAGGCGGAAAACATCGTGAAAACGCTGGCGAGCGGCGTCGAGCAAGAATTAGATGACAAAACGGCGCTTGAAATGCTGGTGGTGGATGGCGGCAGTTCAGATGAAACCTGCAGCCTCGTGCGTGATTTTGCGATGCGCGAAAGTCGGTTTCCGATTCGGCTTTTTTCGTCGGCGCGTGGCCGAGCCACGCAGATGAATTTCGGCGCACAGCAGGCCAGCGGCGACGCGCTACTGTTTCTTCATGCCGATACACGGCTTTCAAAAAATGCCATTCGCGAAATGGCTCACGCACTTTGCACGACTCAAGACGCTTTTGGCTACTTTTTCATGAAGTTCGATTCCCAAAATCCCTTGACCGAACTGTATTCTTCCCTTACGCTGATCAATTCCATTTTTTGTCACTACGGCGATAGCGGCATTTTTGTGCGCCGATCGTTTTTCAACGAGCTCGGCGGCTTTCCCGAGCAAGCGCTCATGGAAGATGTTGAACTTTTATTCCGCGCCCGCGCAAAATCCGACCCGCTCTTAATAAAAAATGCGTACGTTACCACATCCGCGAGAAGATTTGAAAAAAACGGTTTTTTGGAGCAGCAAATGCAAAATGGCTTATTGCTTCTCTTATATTTGTTAGGTGTAGATGCCACAATTTTAAAAAAGCTCTATTCTTAA
- a CDS encoding surface antigen (D15), whose translation MTRRFPIRELFYLFVFFCLRVICFENAYGEEEKIKREQFSRSDTRKALGQVIDTVLISGNFVTREMVIRSELLFHEAEPLTPTNLARSQQQVFNLQLFNSVVISAKTFSPNAKSSVAADKTEPCSLLGQQMSNTLNRKYTVVLITVFERWYLFPVPKFDLRGTSITRWIKKPTISNFNIGLSLQHRNFSGFGDLLATSFGLGYDPFVGISYTTPYFFGSNRTGFGFSAEYRKSSNVADGDTAGVVPSYSQRNIGLGVSISQRLSMFEYVGLSLDYKSLRVGKEIRQFYPMSTVSPDGNDEYVSVSAFYRYREIDFVQFPMDGFVFGLTLTQNGLPWISKNLNYFSGSLDVRLYQKLAGELSFAFRNYSILATNKPIPNHQRQYIGFGTQIRGYTSETFNGDNLQFNSLELRYPLLNMRTVKLNFISIDQFSIVQYGLFLTAFFDAGTIWYNNESAGPVKRINQFNFDDYKYGYGVGVIFIGGYRFTSRVDFSFNDQGDFEVVFEKGVSF comes from the coding sequence ATGACGCGCCGTTTTCCAATACGCGAACTGTTTTATCTGTTTGTTTTTTTTTGCCTGCGGGTCATCTGCTTTGAAAACGCTTACGGAGAGGAAGAAAAGATAAAACGTGAGCAGTTTTCGCGCAGCGACACCCGTAAGGCGCTTGGCCAGGTTATCGATACGGTTTTGATTTCAGGAAATTTTGTAACCCGAGAAATGGTGATTCGCAGCGAATTGCTATTTCACGAGGCCGAGCCGCTCACGCCAACGAATCTTGCCCGAAGCCAGCAGCAAGTTTTCAATTTGCAATTATTTAACTCGGTGGTGATTTCGGCTAAAACGTTTTCGCCGAACGCCAAATCCTCTGTTGCAGCGGATAAAACCGAGCCGTGCAGCCTGCTTGGCCAACAAATGTCGAACACGCTAAACCGAAAATATACGGTTGTGCTGATCACGGTGTTTGAGCGGTGGTATCTTTTCCCGGTTCCTAAGTTCGACCTGCGTGGCACAAGCATTACGCGCTGGATAAAAAAACCGACCATTTCGAATTTCAACATCGGGCTTTCTTTGCAGCATCGAAATTTCAGCGGATTTGGAGATTTGCTGGCCACGTCTTTTGGGCTCGGATACGATCCGTTTGTGGGCATTTCATACACGACCCCGTATTTCTTTGGATCGAATCGTACCGGATTTGGCTTTTCGGCGGAATATCGCAAGTCGAGCAACGTAGCTGATGGCGACACGGCGGGTGTTGTTCCAAGTTATTCCCAGCGAAATATTGGATTGGGCGTTTCCATCAGCCAGCGGCTTTCTATGTTTGAATATGTGGGGCTCAGCCTTGACTACAAATCCCTGCGCGTTGGCAAAGAAATTCGGCAGTTCTACCCAATGAGCACCGTTTCTCCCGATGGAAATGATGAATATGTGAGCGTATCGGCATTTTATCGTTACCGCGAAATCGATTTTGTGCAATTTCCAATGGACGGGTTTGTCTTTGGCCTAACGCTTACACAAAATGGATTGCCATGGATCTCCAAAAATCTGAATTATTTTTCGGGCAGTTTGGATGTACGCTTGTATCAGAAGTTAGCCGGCGAGCTTTCCTTTGCTTTTCGCAATTACAGCATTTTGGCCACCAACAAGCCTATTCCCAATCATCAGCGCCAATACATTGGCTTTGGAACGCAAATTCGCGGCTACACCAGTGAGACATTTAATGGCGATAATCTTCAATTTAATTCGTTAGAGCTTCGCTATCCGCTCTTGAACATGCGCACAGTAAAGCTCAATTTTATTTCGATAGATCAGTTTTCCATTGTGCAATACGGCCTTTTCCTAACGGCCTTTTTCGATGCGGGTACGATTTGGTATAACAACGAAAGCGCTGGCCCTGTCAAGCGAATCAATCAGTTTAATTTTGATGATTATAAATACGGCTATGGCGTTGGGGTGATTTTTATCGGTGGCTATCGCTTTACTTCGCGCGTCGATTTTTCCTTTAACGATCAGGGCGATTTCGAAGTGGTTTTTGAAAAAGGGGTTTCGTTTTAG
- a CDS encoding CoA-binding protein: MKQLSTKMDYIEILKTYKTIAIVGVSDKPQRPSFTVTKYMIQAGYNIIPINPNLDEVLGLKCYPSLLELPEVVKQQVEVVNIFRKPQDVPPVVDEAIAIGAKAVWMQLGITNEAAAEKARNANLAVVENHCIAVDHQNHLLNA; encoded by the coding sequence ATGAAACAACTTTCAACGAAAATGGATTACATTGAAATTTTAAAGACGTATAAAACCATCGCAATTGTGGGTGTGTCCGATAAACCCCAGCGCCCCAGCTTTACGGTTACAAAGTACATGATTCAAGCTGGCTACAACATTATCCCGATTAACCCAAATCTTGATGAAGTGCTTGGCTTGAAATGCTATCCGTCGCTTTTGGAATTGCCAGAAGTGGTAAAGCAGCAAGTTGAAGTCGTCAATATTTTTCGCAAGCCGCAAGATGTTCCGCCCGTTGTGGATGAAGCGATTGCAATCGGCGCAAAAGCTGTTTGGATGCAGCTCGGCATTACCAACGAAGCGGCAGCCGAAAAAGCGCGCAACGCGAATTTAGCGGTAGTGGAAAATCATTGCATTGCAGTTGATCATCAAAATCATCTTTTAAACGCATAA
- a CDS encoding PPK2 family polyphosphate kinase yields the protein MKKSSLPFEKTASLDTISSLPPEGLTADEAKSQNKANLKAIYDLHYTMYAEDKQSLLIILQGIDASGKDGSVRHLCTGLNPQGFHVYSFKTPTTEETRHDYLWRVHKVAPAHGEIVICNRSYYEEVTVVKIHPEFLVPQKISAASGLDEIFERRYRQINDFERMLAETGTRVLKFFLHISKKEQKKRLEERLRNPMKKWKFSEKDVAERAFWSQYMQVFDEMLAATHTEYAPWYVIPADKKWYRNYLLGQIVRRELESFRMEFPKPKLGKVKLD from the coding sequence ATGAAAAAAAGTTCGCTTCCGTTTGAAAAAACGGCTTCGCTCGACACCATCAGTTCTCTGCCGCCTGAAGGCCTAACTGCCGATGAAGCAAAATCGCAAAACAAGGCCAATTTAAAAGCCATCTACGATTTGCACTACACCATGTACGCCGAAGATAAACAGTCCTTGCTAATTATTTTGCAGGGCATCGATGCCAGCGGCAAAGATGGCTCGGTGCGCCACCTTTGCACCGGACTCAATCCGCAGGGCTTTCATGTGTATTCATTTAAAACACCGACAACGGAAGAAACCCGGCATGATTATCTGTGGCGCGTTCATAAAGTAGCGCCCGCGCATGGAGAAATCGTCATTTGCAATCGCTCATACTATGAGGAAGTAACCGTTGTTAAAATTCACCCTGAGTTTTTAGTTCCGCAAAAAATTAGCGCGGCTTCGGGACTGGACGAAATCTTTGAGCGTCGCTATCGGCAAATCAACGATTTTGAACGCATGCTTGCCGAAACAGGCACGCGTGTGCTCAAGTTTTTTCTCCACATTTCAAAAAAAGAGCAAAAAAAACGCCTGGAGGAACGGCTGAGAAATCCAATGAAAAAATGGAAATTTTCTGAAAAAGATGTCGCCGAACGCGCTTTTTGGTCGCAATACATGCAGGTGTTTGACGAAATGCTTGCGGCCACGCATACCGAGTATGCACCCTGGTATGTTATTCCCGCCGATAAAAAATGGTATCGAAACTACTTGCTTGGCCAAATTGTGCGGCGTGAGCTCGAAAGCTTTCGTATGGAATTTCCGAAACCGAAACTGGGAAAGGTGAAATTGGATTGA
- a CDS encoding lipoate--protein ligase family protein, with amino-acid sequence MNRTLSNLYVIDSGARSGAYNMQFDSALAQQFFSEKIQRLLQSERAAVVRFYAWSPFAITIGYNQNIDEIDVAACQKRGIDVVRRPTGGRAIFHAGELTYSVVMNLCGASPSALYKEIHLALEAGLQRLGVSGKFQKSSPNFRQRYQSAEAVPCFTASARNEYEVQGKKLIGSAQRRLGEVLLQHGSILLTQEHKALVDFLKEQHPETRAAIRRALEEKTLSISEVLPKTPTYSDLVHAMKRGFEQTWNLPMQPLSVVDFEQAFDFAG; translated from the coding sequence TTGAACCGCACGCTCTCAAATTTATATGTGATCGATTCGGGCGCACGCTCAGGCGCGTACAACATGCAGTTCGATTCGGCACTTGCGCAGCAGTTTTTTTCCGAAAAAATCCAGCGCTTGCTGCAATCCGAACGCGCTGCGGTGGTGCGATTTTATGCCTGGTCGCCCTTTGCGATTACGATTGGCTACAATCAAAATATAGATGAAATTGATGTGGCCGCTTGCCAAAAGCGCGGCATCGATGTGGTGCGCCGCCCCACTGGCGGACGCGCAATTTTTCATGCTGGAGAACTTACTTACAGCGTTGTGATGAATCTCTGCGGCGCTTCGCCCAGCGCGCTTTATAAGGAAATTCATTTGGCGCTGGAAGCCGGGCTTCAACGGCTCGGCGTTTCAGGAAAATTTCAGAAAAGCTCACCGAATTTTCGCCAACGCTATCAATCCGCTGAAGCCGTGCCGTGCTTTACGGCGTCGGCCAGAAACGAGTACGAAGTGCAAGGCAAAAAACTGATTGGCTCGGCACAGCGACGCTTGGGCGAAGTGCTTTTGCAACATGGCTCAATCTTGCTGACTCAAGAACACAAAGCGCTTGTCGATTTTCTGAAGGAACAACATCCAGAAACCAGAGCAGCCATTCGCCGAGCCCTTGAAGAGAAAACCTTGTCCATTTCAGAAGTTTTGCCAAAAACGCCAACTTACAGCGACCTGGTTCATGCGATGAAGCGGGGATTCGAACAAACTTGGAACCTGCCGATGCAACCTTTATCCGTTGTTGATTTTGAGCAGGCATTCGATTTTGCGGGCTGA
- a CDS encoding glycosyltransferase family 2 protein encodes MGESIRLMLHSESEPPIKSLKESDAIAESLFAVVPCYNVENTLPFFLHRLSEQFPLKQTFFINDGSTDKTADVLKKKFAQVHHHESNCGKGKSLKHGYGKALQAGATWVFTIDSDLQHSPSDIPKFLEVASQHDIVIGSRRQAFCWSNPVMPLPRKISNRITSGILSKLCDQPILDSQCGFRFIKRDCLERVLPKCRENGFMFETEFLLHAANEGFSISFVDIEVVYGTAKSHMRYVIDTLNFIKLAVRFGHKKLLGKSLRKPR; translated from the coding sequence ATGGGCGAATCGATCCGGCTCATGCTACATTCGGAATCAGAACCTCCTATCAAAAGTTTGAAAGAGTCGGATGCCATTGCGGAGAGCCTCTTTGCGGTGGTGCCTTGCTACAATGTTGAAAACACCCTGCCGTTTTTCCTGCATCGCCTCTCCGAGCAATTTCCATTGAAGCAAACTTTTTTCATCAACGATGGCTCGACGGATAAAACCGCTGATGTGCTAAAGAAAAAGTTTGCCCAGGTTCATCACCACGAATCGAACTGTGGAAAAGGAAAAAGTTTAAAGCATGGCTATGGCAAAGCTTTGCAAGCCGGCGCCACTTGGGTTTTCACGATCGATAGCGATTTGCAGCATAGCCCGAGCGACATTCCAAAGTTTCTTGAAGTCGCCAGCCAGCACGACATTGTGATCGGTTCTCGTCGCCAGGCCTTTTGTTGGTCGAACCCGGTGATGCCGTTGCCGCGCAAAATCTCAAACCGGATCACCTCCGGCATTCTGAGTAAATTATGCGATCAGCCCATTTTAGATTCCCAATGCGGATTTCGCTTTATCAAGCGTGACTGCCTTGAGCGGGTGTTGCCAAAATGCCGCGAAAATGGCTTCATGTTCGAAACCGAGTTTTTACTTCACGCCGCAAACGAAGGGTTTTCAATCAGCTTTGTCGATATCGAAGTGGTTTATGGAACGGCCAAAAGTCACATGCGCTATGTGATCGACACATTGAATTTTATCAAATTGGCGGTTCGTTTTGGCCATAAAAAGCTTTTGGGAAAAAGCCTACGAAAACCGCGATAA
- a CDS encoding adenosine deaminase, whose translation MQKILSDEMLNRMPKVLLHDHLDGSVRASTVVELAKSQNYSALPTMNADELSDWFHRGANKGSLPEYLSGFVHTCAVMQTPEALERAAYEHVEDCQKDGVCYVEVRFAPSLHTANGMHWDEVVNSVLKGFDRGERDFGITARLIICALRHLDSHHSEDMAQLAVDFRDKGVVGFDLAGEEGGYPPKKHLSAFHFCQRANFNLTIHAGEGFGKESIWQAIQWCGAHRIGHATRLIDDMAVHENEVIKMGSLAQYVLDKRIPLEICLSSNIHTGAAASFETHPFKTFYNTKFRVTLNTDNRLMSNTNMTQEYQIARDFYGFTFSDFERISINSMKSAFICYRERCDLIYHVIKPAFAKLRDELAAQEVPR comes from the coding sequence ATGCAAAAAATACTTTCTGATGAGATGCTCAATCGTATGCCAAAGGTCTTGCTTCACGACCATTTGGATGGAAGCGTGAGAGCAAGCACGGTTGTTGAACTGGCAAAATCCCAAAACTACAGCGCGCTGCCCACCATGAACGCCGATGAACTTTCAGACTGGTTTCATCGCGGCGCAAACAAAGGCAGCTTGCCGGAGTATCTTTCTGGATTTGTGCACACCTGCGCTGTGATGCAAACGCCCGAAGCGCTCGAGCGCGCTGCTTACGAACATGTGGAAGATTGCCAAAAAGACGGCGTTTGCTATGTGGAAGTTCGTTTTGCGCCATCTTTGCACACAGCAAACGGCATGCACTGGGATGAAGTGGTCAATAGCGTGCTGAAAGGGTTCGATCGTGGCGAGCGCGACTTTGGCATTACCGCGCGGCTTATCATCTGTGCGCTGCGGCATTTGGACAGCCATCATTCTGAAGACATGGCGCAGCTCGCCGTCGATTTTCGCGATAAAGGCGTTGTCGGGTTTGACTTGGCCGGCGAAGAAGGCGGCTATCCGCCAAAAAAGCATTTGAGTGCGTTTCATTTTTGCCAACGCGCCAATTTCAATCTTACGATTCATGCAGGCGAAGGCTTTGGGAAAGAATCCATTTGGCAAGCCATTCAATGGTGCGGCGCACATCGCATTGGTCATGCCACGCGGCTCATCGACGATATGGCCGTGCATGAAAACGAAGTCATCAAAATGGGCTCGCTGGCACAATATGTTTTGGATAAGCGCATTCCGCTCGAGATCTGCCTCTCGTCCAATATTCACACAGGCGCTGCGGCGTCTTTCGAAACGCATCCGTTTAAAACCTTCTACAATACCAAATTTCGGGTTACGCTCAACACCGACAACCGATTGATGAGCAACACCAATATGACGCAAGAATACCAAATCGCTCGCGATTTCTACGGCTTCACTTTCTCCGATTTTGAGCGAATTTCCATTAACAGCATGAAAAGCGCCTTCATTTGCTATCGCGAGCGCTGTGACTTGATTTATCATGTCATCAAACCAGCGTTTGCAAAACTGCGAGATGAACTTGCCGCACAAGAAGTTCCCCGCTAA
- a CDS encoding tetratricopeptide repeat-containing diguanylate cyclase produces MPNGIQELESKLQQATNDEEKIELLSELAWHLVNINPKRGGELSQEAYLLAQTIGYTYGIAKSLRAQAACLSFLSQYRAALEKAELAVGLFRQLKDTPGLALAKIILAECDTKLGLFKEAIEMYTKAYKLYEILGERCSQTTILTSMGKIFQNIGDYEKAVDYHLKALSLDPDKDSLNTAGVLSNLADVYFALGKYKTSLDYLTRAIHIYKLQEHLYGITKCLGKIGDIYLTLNQLDKAEEFYTKSFGCSYNFQDKEGQASCLISFGKLYIQKCNYEKAEKSFRAGYEAAQKISHKHFMAEAKLGLGRVRKMEEKWDEAIEHFNYALTLGKELNLHNIVFESHRYLCLVFEKLEDYKAALEHHKLFYAVKTKIFSEEAERKTKNLLLQHELEEFKREAEIYRLKNVELVSANENLEVTTLALKEANAENQLLLERLREQAETLERLVTYDGLTGLANRRHFDEQFEYEFRRTRRYKRPLSIAMSDIDFFKKVNDNFSHQVGDEVLKKVASIFRENVRAGDLVARYGGEEFVFIFTETNKESAIRAAEKIRKAIEDYDWSNVHAGLKVTISIGVAEDAGFDGCDELIAAADSKLYEAKRNGRNQVRA; encoded by the coding sequence ATGCCAAACGGAATTCAAGAACTGGAGAGCAAACTTCAACAGGCCACAAACGATGAGGAAAAAATAGAACTGCTCAGTGAACTTGCCTGGCACTTGGTCAATATCAACCCAAAGCGAGGCGGAGAACTTAGCCAAGAAGCCTATTTATTAGCCCAAACCATTGGCTATACTTACGGCATTGCCAAAAGCCTTCGTGCGCAGGCGGCTTGCCTTTCGTTTCTTTCTCAATATCGTGCCGCGTTGGAAAAAGCAGAGCTAGCCGTTGGCCTATTTCGGCAGCTTAAGGACACGCCCGGCTTGGCACTGGCCAAAATCATTTTGGCCGAATGCGATACAAAACTGGGCTTGTTCAAAGAAGCCATAGAAATGTATACAAAAGCCTATAAGCTTTATGAAATACTCGGCGAAAGATGTTCCCAAACGACCATTTTAACCAGCATGGGAAAAATTTTTCAAAATATCGGCGATTATGAAAAAGCGGTGGATTATCACTTAAAAGCGCTTTCGCTTGATCCCGATAAAGACAGCCTAAATACAGCAGGCGTTTTATCAAATTTAGCTGATGTGTATTTTGCGTTAGGAAAGTATAAAACCAGCCTGGACTATCTCACTCGCGCGATTCATATCTATAAATTACAAGAGCACTTATATGGCATTACCAAATGTTTAGGCAAAATTGGTGATATTTACCTAACCCTTAACCAACTCGATAAAGCAGAAGAATTTTACACCAAAAGTTTCGGCTGCTCCTACAACTTCCAGGATAAAGAAGGCCAAGCCTCGTGCTTGATTAGCTTTGGCAAGCTTTATATCCAAAAATGCAATTATGAAAAAGCTGAAAAAAGCTTTCGGGCTGGCTATGAAGCTGCGCAAAAAATATCCCACAAACACTTTATGGCAGAAGCCAAGCTGGGCTTGGGGCGCGTTCGGAAAATGGAGGAAAAATGGGACGAGGCGATCGAACATTTTAACTACGCCTTGACTTTGGGCAAGGAATTGAATTTGCACAACATCGTTTTTGAATCGCATCGATATTTGTGCCTGGTGTTTGAAAAATTGGAGGACTACAAAGCAGCGCTTGAGCATCACAAGCTTTTTTATGCCGTTAAAACCAAAATTTTCAGCGAAGAAGCTGAGCGAAAAACCAAAAATCTTTTGCTTCAGCACGAACTGGAAGAGTTCAAACGAGAAGCTGAAATTTATCGGCTAAAAAATGTTGAACTCGTTTCCGCCAATGAAAATCTGGAAGTCACCACGCTGGCACTCAAAGAAGCCAATGCGGAAAATCAACTTTTGCTGGAACGCTTGCGCGAACAAGCCGAAACGCTGGAGCGGCTTGTCACCTACGATGGCCTCACCGGACTTGCAAATCGCCGCCATTTTGACGAGCAGTTCGAGTATGAATTTCGCCGCACACGCCGTTATAAACGGCCTCTTTCAATCGCGATGTCGGATATTGATTTTTTCAAAAAAGTCAACGACAACTTCTCGCACCAAGTTGGCGATGAAGTGCTCAAAAAAGTTGCCAGCATTTTTAGAGAAAATGTGCGCGCAGGCGATTTGGTGGCGCGCTACGGCGGCGAAGAGTTCGTGTTTATTTTTACCGAAACCAATAAAGAAAGCGCCATTCGAGCGGCTGAAAAAATTCGCAAAGCCATTGAAGACTACGACTGGAGCAACGTCCATGCCGGATTGAAAGTGACCATTAGCATAGGCGTTGCTGAGGACGCGGGCTTCGACGGCTGCGATGAACTGATTGCCGCCGCCGATAGCAAACTCTACGAGGCCAAGCGCAATGGCCGAAATCAAGTGCGCGCTTAA
- the tgt gene encoding tRNA guanosine(34) transglycosylase Tgt: MNFTLQGVDSQTAARAGVLETAHGTIETPIYMPVGTRASVKAIEQRELLELDAQIILGNTYHLYLKPGTAILQNAGGLHKFMNWPRPILTDSGGFQVFSLSELREISEEGATFKSHIDGTRHLFSPENVIDTQRLIGSDIMMAFDECPPHDADPDYLRKSHELTLRWAARCQNQFAKTSGVYGYEQSLFAITQGGTNEMLRAESTKRLVEMDFEGYAIGGLAVGEPAEEMYRMIEVSHPLLPANKPRYLMGVGTPENILNAIERGVDMFDCVIPTREGRNGRIYTRTGILNLRAAKYRDDFRPIDEGFDNYVCKNFSRAYIRHLLNVGEILGLQLCSLHNTSFFIWLTKTARAHILKGDFQTWKAEFFARYCHEQESDKR, encoded by the coding sequence ATGAATTTTACTTTGCAAGGCGTTGATTCCCAAACCGCCGCGCGTGCTGGCGTGCTGGAAACTGCGCATGGCACGATCGAAACACCGATTTACATGCCCGTGGGAACTCGCGCAAGCGTTAAGGCGATCGAACAACGAGAATTGCTGGAGCTTGACGCGCAAATTATTCTCGGAAATACGTACCATCTTTATTTGAAGCCGGGAACAGCCATTTTGCAAAATGCCGGCGGGTTGCACAAATTTATGAATTGGCCGCGACCCATTCTGACCGATAGCGGCGGTTTCCAAGTCTTTTCGCTTTCGGAGCTTCGGGAAATTTCGGAGGAAGGCGCCACTTTCAAATCTCACATCGATGGCACACGGCATTTATTTTCACCCGAAAATGTCATTGATACGCAGCGGCTCATTGGCAGCGATATTATGATGGCTTTTGATGAGTGTCCGCCACACGATGCCGACCCGGATTATCTCAGAAAATCCCATGAACTCACGCTTCGTTGGGCTGCGCGTTGCCAAAATCAATTCGCAAAAACGAGCGGCGTTTATGGTTACGAGCAAAGCCTTTTTGCCATTACGCAAGGCGGCACAAACGAGATGTTGCGAGCTGAGTCCACCAAACGGTTGGTAGAAATGGATTTTGAAGGCTACGCTATCGGCGGACTTGCGGTTGGCGAGCCAGCCGAGGAAATGTATCGAATGATAGAAGTTTCTCATCCGCTTCTGCCGGCAAATAAACCGCGCTACTTGATGGGCGTTGGGACGCCAGAAAATATTTTAAATGCGATTGAGCGCGGCGTTGACATGTTCGACTGCGTTATTCCAACGCGCGAAGGGCGGAACGGCAGAATTTATACTCGAACAGGCATCTTGAATTTGCGCGCAGCAAAATATCGTGATGATTTCAGGCCGATCGACGAAGGATTCGACAACTACGTGTGCAAAAATTTCTCGCGCGCCTACATTCGGCATCTGCTCAATGTTGGCGAAATTTTGGGTTTACAGCTTTGCTCTTTGCACAATACTTCGTTTTTCATTTGGCTAACCAAAACAGCCAGAGCACATATTTTAAAGGGGGATTTTCAAACTTGGAAGGCTGAATTTTTCGCGCGTTATTGTCACGAACAAGAATCAGATAAGCGTTAA